A portion of the Bombus pascuorum chromosome 8, iyBomPasc1.1, whole genome shotgun sequence genome contains these proteins:
- the LOC132909676 gene encoding uncharacterized protein LOC132909676 isoform X2 has protein sequence MKLKTATNVACPSSSSSSSSSVCSAALSEKSKIAGVPVSAAMSTANDVSTVRFGRWWWCWRRRRRNTTYGPTTMPTGYAKTIVLLGVFAVLCAFLGTVDAVARTKPDEPRSKGGHKDAEPVIEEVNAKQLERLLNEKDFVAVYWYARSCLTCDKVLAELEKIDDDTDHFGVDFVKINDKRLAKQYGIKNFPALTYFREREPIIYEGDLMDEENVLDFLTSLEAMDLPDRIEEVNAMILEKIVEETDFVAVLFYKPDCKKCLKALQELENIDDEADQLGIGFVKIADEQLADEYNLGPLPVLVYYRHQIPIIYEHELSKEEDVLEWLVANKSTGDEEDVIEDVTAKTLQTLIGNIDNLVVVFYDHGDEDSMQVLNELEKIDDDCDKHGIQFVKIDDDKAAKDFGIDSLPAIVYFEKQIPNLYDGDVENEDEILEWLLSQLEKDEIEDVTDEMLDRLIKDGKTLAVLFYDNNDRKSQKILNELENIDDECDQIGVIFVKIDNLEEAKEYGIEKIPSLLYFEKGIPTLYEGNLEDEEKVLKWLENQQKTDQIEDITDEVLDMIIEKMPHVAVLFYDKDQKKSQKILGELENIDDDCDQHNIAFVKISDLDEAKEYGIESLPTLVFFEKRIPHVYEGDLMNEDQLLGWLLHQKKHSEIPEVTDEMMEKLIETSPYLAVLFYDKDDKQDIRILNELENIDDELEKEGIVIIRMDNDAEAKEYGIDHLPTLVYFENKIPALYEGDLLNEDEVLEWLIEQKNTATIEEVTDEILVDLIEEHEYVVAFFSGDCEDGDECEKILKELENIDDELDETGIIFVTTEDTGFAKKQGIKHFPTLAFFRNKEPLIYKGDIEDEDEVLSWITDEDTLEIPGKIEEVNAKMLENILEENDYIVVFFYKEGDKKSQKILQELENIDDECEEKDIDFVKISDEGIEKEYDLPGLPALAFYRHKFRQVYSGDMMHEEAILEWILELRSQAPDVIENVDRKTLQVLINDVEHLAVFFYDDKCEMCPEILAELETIDDDTDKHGIQFVKSNDAKLAAEIGVFSFPALVYYETGVPIMYDGNLLDENEVLDWMVKQKTDESIEEIDRDTLSKYIETKEFLAVVFYKEEDPESPRVLRHVELIDDEAAEYGIKIVRMKDRLMAKKYGYRNPPGITYFRKGKNINYDGDIDDEEEILDWLTNPENMELTDHIERINKKMFHKIRQTTDYLAVFFYSNDCKQCGRVLVEIEHIDDEADNAGIKFVKIDDKQLAKQYGVFALPAILFFKMSSKEPVIYAGDLYDEDQILQWLLTQKDPSGEVIEDLEGEELLHLIRESESLAVYFWNRTLCDLCQAKYQRKQSRHRERRIVEHEAAEELDDAEDCEQCMGILEELENIDDDCDRHGITFVKTQDYKVAEDYGVTEFPVLVYFENQIPNVFEGDLKVEEEVLQWLITQKTEDRIELITRVMLETSVEETQYLAVYFYKVNCHICEEILEGLEKIDDECDVFGIQLVKIQDPQLAKRYSIKTFPALVYFRNGNPLLFEGDLQNEESVLEWLIDDDNRELADEIESVNERMLERLLDESPFLAVFFYDEDCPECDEIMEALEKIDGEADLFGIDFVKVLSTEAAEKFGILNVPSLVYFRKKTPLIYDGDLTQEDKILQWLTSQDVFEIKNEIEEVNKKMLDKLLDENEFLTVFFYEHNSKESEEVNEKLENIDGETDNLDITFVKMADPRYARKWGVTKLPAIVYFRKRFPSIYRGDLHKEQDVLDWLRKNRYRQPELNIYMYMLIAITVLFAMYTGFLLSCFRSEPAAPTPHPKQA, from the exons ATGCGAGAAGTTGCTTAACATGCGACAAGGTGCTGGCCGAGCTGGAGAAGATCGACGACGACACCGACCACTTCGGGGTAGACTTCGTCAAGATCAACGATAAACGACTGGCCAAGCAGTATGGCATCAAAAACTTCCCAGCCCTCACATATTTCCGCGAGAGAGAACCGATCATCTATGAAG GTGACTTGATGGACGAAGAAAATGTGTTAGATTTCTTAACGAGCCTAGAGGCGATGGATCTACCCGATCGTATCGAGGAAGTGAACGCAATGATCTTAGAGAAGATCGTCGAGGAAACGGACTTTGTGGCAGTCCTATTCT ACAAGCCTGACTGCAAAAAGTGTCTCAAGGCCCTTCAAGAGTTGGAGAATATCGACGACGAGGCCGATCAGTTGGGGATCGGTTTCGTGAAGATCGCGGACGAACAGCTCGCCGACGAGTATAATTTAGGTCCTCTTCCGGTTCTGGTCTACTACAGGCACCAGATTCCTATAATTTACGAGC ACGAACTTAGCAAAGAAGAAGACGTGTTGGAGTGGCTGGTGGCGAACAAAAGCACAGGAGACGAAGAGGACGTAATCGAGGATGTAACTGCGAAGACTCTGCAAACCTTGATCGGAAATATCGATAACCTAGTCGTTGTATTCT ACGACCACGGTGACGAAGATTCGATGCAAGTGCTGAACGAACTGGAGAAGATCGACGACGATTGCGATAAGCACGGGATCCAGTTCGTGAAAATTGACGACGACAAGGCTGCGAAGGATTTTGGCATCGATTCTCTTCCAGCGATCGTGTATTTCGAAAAGCAAATCCCGAATCTTTACGATG GGGATGTCGAGAATGAAGATGAAATTCTGGAGTGGTTGCTGTCGCAATTGGAGAAGGACGAGATCGAGGATGTCACCGACGAAATGTTGGATCGTCTGATCAAGGATGGAAAAACCCTTGCCGTGCTGTTCT ACGACAACAACGACCGGAAATCCCAAAAGATTCTCAATGAACTGGAGAACATCGACGACGAGTGTGATCAGATTGGGGTGATCTTCGTGAAGATCGACAACCTAGAGGAAGCAAAGGAGTACGGTATCGAAAAAATTCCCAGCCTGTTGTACTTCGAAAAGGGAATACCAACGTTGTACGAAGGAAATCTAGAGGATGAAGAGAAGGTTCTAAAGTGGTTGGAGAATCAACAAAAAACCGATCAAATCGAAGACATCACAGATGAAGTGCTCGATATGATCATCGAGAAGATGCCTCACGTAGCCGTCCTCTTTT ATGACAAGGATCAGAAGAAGAGCCAGAAAATCCTTGGTGAATTGGAGAACATCGATGATGACTGTGATCAGCACAACATAGCGTTCGTGAAAATTTCTGATCTGGACGAAGCTAAGGAATACGGCATCGAGTCTCTGCCTACACTGGTATTCTTTGAGAAAAGAATACCACACGTGTACGAAG GCGATCTGATGAACGAGGATCAGCTGCTCGGATGGCTACTACATCAAAAGAAGCACTCGGAGATACCGGAGGTGACCGACGAGATGATGGAGAAGCTGATTGAGACCTCGCCGTACTTGGCAGTCCTGTTTT ACGATAAAGACGACAAGCAGGACATACGTATCCTGAACGAGTTGGAGAACATCGACGACGAGTTGGAGAAGGAAGGAATCGTGATCATTCGTATGGACAACGATGCTGAGGCGAAGGAGTACGGTATCGATCACCTTCCGACTCTGGTCTACTTCGAGAACAAGATCCCGGCTCTCTACGAAGGAGATTTATTGAACGAGGACGAAGTTCTTGAATGGCTGATCGAACAAAAGAACACTGCTACCATCGAGGAAGTCACTGATGAAATACTGGTCGATTTGATCGAAGAACACGAATACGTCGTCGCATTCTTTA GTGGGGATTGCGAGGATGGTGACGAGTGTGAGAAAATTCTCAAAGAGCTCGAAAATATCGACGACGAGCTGGATGAAACTGGAATCATCTTCGTCACTACAGAAGACACAGGATTCGCGAAAAAACAAGGAATCAAGCATTTCCCTACACTGGCTTTTTTCAGGAACAAGGAGCCTTTGATCTATAAGGGCGATATCGAGGATGAGGACGAGGTTCTTTCGTGGATCACCGATGAAGATACTCTTGAAATCCCAGGGAAGATTGAAGAAGTGAATGCCAAGATGTTGGAGAATATTCTTGAGGAGAACGATTATAtcgttgttttctttt ATAAGGAAGGAGACAAGAAGAGTCAGAAGATCCTCCAAGAGCTCGAGAATATCGACGACGAGTGCGAAGAGAAGGACATCGACTTTGTAAAGATCTCAGACGAAGGCATTGAAAAGGAATACGATCTTCCTGGTTTACCAGCATTGGCGTTCTACAGACACAAATTCCGTCAGGTTTATTCAGGTGATATGATGCACGAAGAAGCGATTTTAGAGTGGATATTGGAACTTCGAAGTCAGGCACCGGATGTGATCGAGAACGTCGATCGGAAGACGCTACAGGTGCTGATCAACGACGTTGAACATCTCGCTGTATTCTTTT ACGATGATAAATGCGAAATGTGCCCGGAAATACTCGCAGAACTAGAGACCATCGATGATGACACTGACAAGCACGGTATACAATTTGTTAAGTCGAACGACGCGAAATTAGCTGCCGAAATTGGCGTCTTCTCGTTTCCGGCGCTCGTTTATTACGAAACTGGGGTGCCCATCATGTACGACG GTAATCTGCTAGACGAGAACGAAGTGCTTGATTGGATGGTGAAGCAGAAGACAGACGAGAGCATCGAAGAGATCGATCGTGACACCCTGAGCAAATatatcgaaacgaaagaattcTTGGCTGTCGTTTTCt ACAAGGAGGAAGATCCAGAGAGTCCTAGGGTGCTCAGGCACGTCGAGTTGATCGACGACGAAGCTGCTGAGTACGGTATAAAGATCGTAAGGATGAAGGATCGATTGATGGCGAAGAAGTATGGCTACCGGAATCCACCCGGTATCACGTACTTCCGCAAGGGCAAGAACATTAATTACGACGGGGACATCGACGACGAAGAGGAAATCCTTGATTGGCTAACCAATCCGGAGAACATGGAGCTCACCGATCATATCGAGAGAATCAATAAGAAGATGTTTCACAAGATACGACAGACCACTGATTATTTGGCTGTGTTCTTCT ACAGCAACGACTGCAAACAGTGTGGCAGGGTATTGGTGGAAATCGAACACATCGATGACGAAGCAGACAACGCGGGAATAAAGTTCGTGAAGATCGACGACAAGCAACTGGCCAAGCAGTATGGCGTCTTCGCATTACCCGCTATATTGTTCTTTAAAATGTCCTCGAAAGAACCAGTCATTTATGCag GCGATCTGTACGACGAAGATCAGATACTGCAATGGTTATTAACACAGAAAGATCCATCCGGAGAGGTAATCGAGGATTTGGAGGGTGAAGAACTTCTGCATTTGATAAGAGAATCGGAATCGTTAGCAGTGTACTTCT GGAACAGAACGCTTTGTGACTTGTGTCAGGCAAAATATCAGCGGAAGCAGAGCCGCCACAGGGAGCGCAGGATCGTCGAACACGAAGCAGCCGAAGAACTCGATG ATGCCGAAGACTGCGAGCAATGCATGGGGATTCTCGAAGAATTGGAGAACATCGACGATGATTGCGACAGACACGGTATCACGTTCGTGAAGACGCAA GATTACAAGGTGGCAGAAGATTATGGTGTCACGGAATTCCCAGTATTGGTATATTTCGAAAATCAAATACCAAATGTGTTCGAAG GTGATTTAAAAGTGGAAGAAGAGGTTCTGCAGTGGTTGATTACCCAGAAAACAGAGGATcgaatagaattaattacCAGAGTAATGTTAGAGACGTCTGTTGAAGAGACTCAATATCTCGCGGTCTATTTCT ATAAAGTAAACTGCCATATATGCGAGGAGATTTTGGAAGGATTAGAAAAGATCGACGATGAATGCGATGTATTTGGTATTCAGTTAGTAAAAATTCAGGATCCTCAGCTGGCCAAACGGTATTCCATCAAAACCTTCCCTGCCTTAGTTTACTTCAGAAATGGCAATCCTCTTTTGTTCGAAG GTGATTTACAAAACGAGGAATCAGTTCTCGAATGGCTGATCGATGACGATAACCGAGAACTAGCGGACGAAATTGAATCTGTGAACGAGAGGATGCTGGAAAGACTTCTCGATGAATCACCATTCTTAgctgttttctttt ACGACGAAGACTGCCCCGAGTGTGACGAAATTATGGAAGCTTTGGAGAAAATCGATGGTGAAGCGGACTTATTCGGTATTGATTTCGTGAAGGTTCTTAGTACGGAAGCTGCAGAGAAATTTGGAATTCTGAACGTTCCATCTCTGGTTTATTTCCGCAAAAAGACGCCCCTCATCTACGATGGCGATCTCACTCAAGAAGACAAGATTCTACAATGGCTAACTTCTCAAGAtgtgttcgaaattaaaaatgaaatcgaaGAAGTTAACAAGAAGATGCTGGACAAACTGTTAGACGAGAACGAGTTCCTTACTGTCTTTTTCT aTGAACACAATAGTAAAGAGAGCGAAGAAGTGAACGAGAAGTTAGAGAACATCGACGGAGAAACGGACAATTTGGACATCACATTCGTCAAAATGGCTGATCCAAGATACGCCAGGAAATGGGGTGTTACCAAGCTTCCTGCCATCGTTTATTTCCGCAAAAGATTCCCCAGTATCTATCGAG GTGATCTACACAAGGAACAAGACGTGTTGGATTGGCTGCGCAAGAACAGGTACCGTCAACCGGAGCTGAACATCTACATGTATATGCTGATCGCGATCACAGTCCTTTTTGCCATGTACACCGGCTTCTTGTTGTCCTGTTTCCGGTCAGAACCAGCGGCGCCCACACCGCATCCGAAACAAgcgtga
- the LOC132909676 gene encoding uncharacterized protein LOC132909676 isoform X1, whose product MKLKTATNVACPSSSSSSSSSVCSAALSEKSKIAGVPVSAAMSTANDVSTVRFGRWWWCWRRRRRNTTYGPTTMPTGYAKTIVLLGVFAVLCAFLGTVDAVARTKPDEPRSKGGHKDAEPVIEEVNAKQLERLLNEKDFVAVYWYARSCLTCDKVLAELEKIDDDTDHFGVDFVKINDKRLAKQYGIKNFPALTYFREREPIIYEGDLMDEENVLDFLTSLEAMDLPDRIEEVNAMILEKIVEETDFVAVLFCPDTQRCAGAGSNKPDCKKCLKALQELENIDDEADQLGIGFVKIADEQLADEYNLGPLPVLVYYRHQIPIIYEHELSKEEDVLEWLVANKSTGDEEDVIEDVTAKTLQTLIGNIDNLVVVFYDHGDEDSMQVLNELEKIDDDCDKHGIQFVKIDDDKAAKDFGIDSLPAIVYFEKQIPNLYDGDVENEDEILEWLLSQLEKDEIEDVTDEMLDRLIKDGKTLAVLFYDNNDRKSQKILNELENIDDECDQIGVIFVKIDNLEEAKEYGIEKIPSLLYFEKGIPTLYEGNLEDEEKVLKWLENQQKTDQIEDITDEVLDMIIEKMPHVAVLFYDKDQKKSQKILGELENIDDDCDQHNIAFVKISDLDEAKEYGIESLPTLVFFEKRIPHVYEGDLMNEDQLLGWLLHQKKHSEIPEVTDEMMEKLIETSPYLAVLFYDKDDKQDIRILNELENIDDELEKEGIVIIRMDNDAEAKEYGIDHLPTLVYFENKIPALYEGDLLNEDEVLEWLIEQKNTATIEEVTDEILVDLIEEHEYVVAFFSGDCEDGDECEKILKELENIDDELDETGIIFVTTEDTGFAKKQGIKHFPTLAFFRNKEPLIYKGDIEDEDEVLSWITDEDTLEIPGKIEEVNAKMLENILEENDYIVVFFYKEGDKKSQKILQELENIDDECEEKDIDFVKISDEGIEKEYDLPGLPALAFYRHKFRQVYSGDMMHEEAILEWILELRSQAPDVIENVDRKTLQVLINDVEHLAVFFYDDKCEMCPEILAELETIDDDTDKHGIQFVKSNDAKLAAEIGVFSFPALVYYETGVPIMYDGNLLDENEVLDWMVKQKTDESIEEIDRDTLSKYIETKEFLAVVFYKEEDPESPRVLRHVELIDDEAAEYGIKIVRMKDRLMAKKYGYRNPPGITYFRKGKNINYDGDIDDEEEILDWLTNPENMELTDHIERINKKMFHKIRQTTDYLAVFFYSNDCKQCGRVLVEIEHIDDEADNAGIKFVKIDDKQLAKQYGVFALPAILFFKMSSKEPVIYAGDLYDEDQILQWLLTQKDPSGEVIEDLEGEELLHLIRESESLAVYFWNRTLCDLCQAKYQRKQSRHRERRIVEHEAAEELDDAEDCEQCMGILEELENIDDDCDRHGITFVKTQDYKVAEDYGVTEFPVLVYFENQIPNVFEGDLKVEEEVLQWLITQKTEDRIELITRVMLETSVEETQYLAVYFYKVNCHICEEILEGLEKIDDECDVFGIQLVKIQDPQLAKRYSIKTFPALVYFRNGNPLLFEGDLQNEESVLEWLIDDDNRELADEIESVNERMLERLLDESPFLAVFFYDEDCPECDEIMEALEKIDGEADLFGIDFVKVLSTEAAEKFGILNVPSLVYFRKKTPLIYDGDLTQEDKILQWLTSQDVFEIKNEIEEVNKKMLDKLLDENEFLTVFFYEHNSKESEEVNEKLENIDGETDNLDITFVKMADPRYARKWGVTKLPAIVYFRKRFPSIYRGDLHKEQDVLDWLRKNRYRQPELNIYMYMLIAITVLFAMYTGFLLSCFRSEPAAPTPHPKQA is encoded by the exons ATGCGAGAAGTTGCTTAACATGCGACAAGGTGCTGGCCGAGCTGGAGAAGATCGACGACGACACCGACCACTTCGGGGTAGACTTCGTCAAGATCAACGATAAACGACTGGCCAAGCAGTATGGCATCAAAAACTTCCCAGCCCTCACATATTTCCGCGAGAGAGAACCGATCATCTATGAAG GTGACTTGATGGACGAAGAAAATGTGTTAGATTTCTTAACGAGCCTAGAGGCGATGGATCTACCCGATCGTATCGAGGAAGTGAACGCAATGATCTTAGAGAAGATCGTCGAGGAAACGGACTTTGTGGCAGTCCTATTCT GTCCGGATACGCAACGATGTGCTGGCGCCGGTTCTA ACAAGCCTGACTGCAAAAAGTGTCTCAAGGCCCTTCAAGAGTTGGAGAATATCGACGACGAGGCCGATCAGTTGGGGATCGGTTTCGTGAAGATCGCGGACGAACAGCTCGCCGACGAGTATAATTTAGGTCCTCTTCCGGTTCTGGTCTACTACAGGCACCAGATTCCTATAATTTACGAGC ACGAACTTAGCAAAGAAGAAGACGTGTTGGAGTGGCTGGTGGCGAACAAAAGCACAGGAGACGAAGAGGACGTAATCGAGGATGTAACTGCGAAGACTCTGCAAACCTTGATCGGAAATATCGATAACCTAGTCGTTGTATTCT ACGACCACGGTGACGAAGATTCGATGCAAGTGCTGAACGAACTGGAGAAGATCGACGACGATTGCGATAAGCACGGGATCCAGTTCGTGAAAATTGACGACGACAAGGCTGCGAAGGATTTTGGCATCGATTCTCTTCCAGCGATCGTGTATTTCGAAAAGCAAATCCCGAATCTTTACGATG GGGATGTCGAGAATGAAGATGAAATTCTGGAGTGGTTGCTGTCGCAATTGGAGAAGGACGAGATCGAGGATGTCACCGACGAAATGTTGGATCGTCTGATCAAGGATGGAAAAACCCTTGCCGTGCTGTTCT ACGACAACAACGACCGGAAATCCCAAAAGATTCTCAATGAACTGGAGAACATCGACGACGAGTGTGATCAGATTGGGGTGATCTTCGTGAAGATCGACAACCTAGAGGAAGCAAAGGAGTACGGTATCGAAAAAATTCCCAGCCTGTTGTACTTCGAAAAGGGAATACCAACGTTGTACGAAGGAAATCTAGAGGATGAAGAGAAGGTTCTAAAGTGGTTGGAGAATCAACAAAAAACCGATCAAATCGAAGACATCACAGATGAAGTGCTCGATATGATCATCGAGAAGATGCCTCACGTAGCCGTCCTCTTTT ATGACAAGGATCAGAAGAAGAGCCAGAAAATCCTTGGTGAATTGGAGAACATCGATGATGACTGTGATCAGCACAACATAGCGTTCGTGAAAATTTCTGATCTGGACGAAGCTAAGGAATACGGCATCGAGTCTCTGCCTACACTGGTATTCTTTGAGAAAAGAATACCACACGTGTACGAAG GCGATCTGATGAACGAGGATCAGCTGCTCGGATGGCTACTACATCAAAAGAAGCACTCGGAGATACCGGAGGTGACCGACGAGATGATGGAGAAGCTGATTGAGACCTCGCCGTACTTGGCAGTCCTGTTTT ACGATAAAGACGACAAGCAGGACATACGTATCCTGAACGAGTTGGAGAACATCGACGACGAGTTGGAGAAGGAAGGAATCGTGATCATTCGTATGGACAACGATGCTGAGGCGAAGGAGTACGGTATCGATCACCTTCCGACTCTGGTCTACTTCGAGAACAAGATCCCGGCTCTCTACGAAGGAGATTTATTGAACGAGGACGAAGTTCTTGAATGGCTGATCGAACAAAAGAACACTGCTACCATCGAGGAAGTCACTGATGAAATACTGGTCGATTTGATCGAAGAACACGAATACGTCGTCGCATTCTTTA GTGGGGATTGCGAGGATGGTGACGAGTGTGAGAAAATTCTCAAAGAGCTCGAAAATATCGACGACGAGCTGGATGAAACTGGAATCATCTTCGTCACTACAGAAGACACAGGATTCGCGAAAAAACAAGGAATCAAGCATTTCCCTACACTGGCTTTTTTCAGGAACAAGGAGCCTTTGATCTATAAGGGCGATATCGAGGATGAGGACGAGGTTCTTTCGTGGATCACCGATGAAGATACTCTTGAAATCCCAGGGAAGATTGAAGAAGTGAATGCCAAGATGTTGGAGAATATTCTTGAGGAGAACGATTATAtcgttgttttctttt ATAAGGAAGGAGACAAGAAGAGTCAGAAGATCCTCCAAGAGCTCGAGAATATCGACGACGAGTGCGAAGAGAAGGACATCGACTTTGTAAAGATCTCAGACGAAGGCATTGAAAAGGAATACGATCTTCCTGGTTTACCAGCATTGGCGTTCTACAGACACAAATTCCGTCAGGTTTATTCAGGTGATATGATGCACGAAGAAGCGATTTTAGAGTGGATATTGGAACTTCGAAGTCAGGCACCGGATGTGATCGAGAACGTCGATCGGAAGACGCTACAGGTGCTGATCAACGACGTTGAACATCTCGCTGTATTCTTTT ACGATGATAAATGCGAAATGTGCCCGGAAATACTCGCAGAACTAGAGACCATCGATGATGACACTGACAAGCACGGTATACAATTTGTTAAGTCGAACGACGCGAAATTAGCTGCCGAAATTGGCGTCTTCTCGTTTCCGGCGCTCGTTTATTACGAAACTGGGGTGCCCATCATGTACGACG GTAATCTGCTAGACGAGAACGAAGTGCTTGATTGGATGGTGAAGCAGAAGACAGACGAGAGCATCGAAGAGATCGATCGTGACACCCTGAGCAAATatatcgaaacgaaagaattcTTGGCTGTCGTTTTCt ACAAGGAGGAAGATCCAGAGAGTCCTAGGGTGCTCAGGCACGTCGAGTTGATCGACGACGAAGCTGCTGAGTACGGTATAAAGATCGTAAGGATGAAGGATCGATTGATGGCGAAGAAGTATGGCTACCGGAATCCACCCGGTATCACGTACTTCCGCAAGGGCAAGAACATTAATTACGACGGGGACATCGACGACGAAGAGGAAATCCTTGATTGGCTAACCAATCCGGAGAACATGGAGCTCACCGATCATATCGAGAGAATCAATAAGAAGATGTTTCACAAGATACGACAGACCACTGATTATTTGGCTGTGTTCTTCT ACAGCAACGACTGCAAACAGTGTGGCAGGGTATTGGTGGAAATCGAACACATCGATGACGAAGCAGACAACGCGGGAATAAAGTTCGTGAAGATCGACGACAAGCAACTGGCCAAGCAGTATGGCGTCTTCGCATTACCCGCTATATTGTTCTTTAAAATGTCCTCGAAAGAACCAGTCATTTATGCag GCGATCTGTACGACGAAGATCAGATACTGCAATGGTTATTAACACAGAAAGATCCATCCGGAGAGGTAATCGAGGATTTGGAGGGTGAAGAACTTCTGCATTTGATAAGAGAATCGGAATCGTTAGCAGTGTACTTCT GGAACAGAACGCTTTGTGACTTGTGTCAGGCAAAATATCAGCGGAAGCAGAGCCGCCACAGGGAGCGCAGGATCGTCGAACACGAAGCAGCCGAAGAACTCGATG ATGCCGAAGACTGCGAGCAATGCATGGGGATTCTCGAAGAATTGGAGAACATCGACGATGATTGCGACAGACACGGTATCACGTTCGTGAAGACGCAA GATTACAAGGTGGCAGAAGATTATGGTGTCACGGAATTCCCAGTATTGGTATATTTCGAAAATCAAATACCAAATGTGTTCGAAG GTGATTTAAAAGTGGAAGAAGAGGTTCTGCAGTGGTTGATTACCCAGAAAACAGAGGATcgaatagaattaattacCAGAGTAATGTTAGAGACGTCTGTTGAAGAGACTCAATATCTCGCGGTCTATTTCT ATAAAGTAAACTGCCATATATGCGAGGAGATTTTGGAAGGATTAGAAAAGATCGACGATGAATGCGATGTATTTGGTATTCAGTTAGTAAAAATTCAGGATCCTCAGCTGGCCAAACGGTATTCCATCAAAACCTTCCCTGCCTTAGTTTACTTCAGAAATGGCAATCCTCTTTTGTTCGAAG GTGATTTACAAAACGAGGAATCAGTTCTCGAATGGCTGATCGATGACGATAACCGAGAACTAGCGGACGAAATTGAATCTGTGAACGAGAGGATGCTGGAAAGACTTCTCGATGAATCACCATTCTTAgctgttttctttt ACGACGAAGACTGCCCCGAGTGTGACGAAATTATGGAAGCTTTGGAGAAAATCGATGGTGAAGCGGACTTATTCGGTATTGATTTCGTGAAGGTTCTTAGTACGGAAGCTGCAGAGAAATTTGGAATTCTGAACGTTCCATCTCTGGTTTATTTCCGCAAAAAGACGCCCCTCATCTACGATGGCGATCTCACTCAAGAAGACAAGATTCTACAATGGCTAACTTCTCAAGAtgtgttcgaaattaaaaatgaaatcgaaGAAGTTAACAAGAAGATGCTGGACAAACTGTTAGACGAGAACGAGTTCCTTACTGTCTTTTTCT aTGAACACAATAGTAAAGAGAGCGAAGAAGTGAACGAGAAGTTAGAGAACATCGACGGAGAAACGGACAATTTGGACATCACATTCGTCAAAATGGCTGATCCAAGATACGCCAGGAAATGGGGTGTTACCAAGCTTCCTGCCATCGTTTATTTCCGCAAAAGATTCCCCAGTATCTATCGAG GTGATCTACACAAGGAACAAGACGTGTTGGATTGGCTGCGCAAGAACAGGTACCGTCAACCGGAGCTGAACATCTACATGTATATGCTGATCGCGATCACAGTCCTTTTTGCCATGTACACCGGCTTCTTGTTGTCCTGTTTCCGGTCAGAACCAGCGGCGCCCACACCGCATCCGAAACAAgcgtga